From Nicotiana tabacum cultivar K326 chromosome 20, ASM71507v2, whole genome shotgun sequence, one genomic window encodes:
- the LOC107818560 gene encoding uncharacterized protein LOC107818560 produces MHISGLQRMQKGYRCYSPDLQRFLMSADVTFFETQSYFTGLVNQLDIFEVLLLPSFGDSVPISLSSSSIAPPPTVPVAAAPLIASVPPPSPVPPPSPVPPTIAPVPPPSPVQPSIVPPLLTYHRRPRPASGPTDSRPAPDPANTADLSPLNQPIALRKGIRSTLNPNPHYVGLSYDRLSSSYCAFMSSLFSVSIPKSIGEAPSHLGWRQAMIDEMSALHASGTWELVTLPSGKSIVGCRWVYAVKVGLDGQVDRLKARLVAKGILRYLDSITVILSLLWLKLHQSAFFYPWLLFAIGLSISWTLRMLFFTVTLRMRFIWSNHLVLLLKGSIVALYVGCGGPSMV; encoded by the coding sequence aTGCATATTTCTGGGTTACAGAGAATGCAAAAAGGATATCGATGTTATTCTCCTGACCTTCAGCGATTTCTTATGTctgctgatgttaccttctttgaaacccaatcatacttcacaggtctAGTTAATCAGTTAGATATTTTTGAGGTGCTACTACTTccttcttttggagattcagtcccTATCTCCCTTTCATCTTCCTCcatagctccaccacctacagtTCCAGTTGCAGCTGCACCACTTATAGCTTCAGTGCCACCACCGAGTCCAGTGCCACCACCTAGTCCAGTTCCACCAACTATAGCTCCAGTGCCACCGCCtagtccagttcaaccttctaTAGTTCCACCACtcctgacttatcatcgtcgtccgcgcccagcatcaggcccaactgattcacgtcctgcacctgaccctgctaatactgcggacttgtctcctcttaatCAACCGATTGCACTACGAAAAGGTATAcggtccacacttaatcctaatcctcattatgtcggtttaagttacgATCGTCTGTCATCATCCTATTGTGCATTTATGTCATCTTTGTTCtctgtttccatccctaagtctataGGTGAAGCACCGTCTCATCTCGGATGGCGGcaggctatgattgacgagatgtctgctttacatgcgagtggtacttgggagcttgttacTCTTCCTTCGGGGAAATCgattgttggttgtcgttgggtgtatgcagtcaaagttggtctagatggccaggttgatcgacttaaggctcgtcttgttgccaaaggtaTACTTAGATATTTGGactcgattacagtgatactttctctcctgTGGCTAAAATTAcatcagtccgcctttttctatccatggctactgttcgccattggcctctctatcagttggacattaagaatgcttttcttcacggtgaccttgaggatgaggtttatatggagcaaccacctggttttgttgctcaagGGGAGTatagtggccttgtatgtcggttGCGGCGGTCCctctatggtctaa